Proteins encoded together in one Lathyrus oleraceus cultivar Zhongwan6 chromosome 5, CAAS_Psat_ZW6_1.0, whole genome shotgun sequence window:
- the LOC127078760 gene encoding uncharacterized protein LOC127078760: protein MEGLLPLVLKAVKKNRTRRQYECLSSGTYNISMSEIYPQNQQLHDQIQRPNSDKNIGHRRCKTVGNGFQFPDQIRSGSVSVSPPKKIDRSRSHRMFSCITGRF from the coding sequence ATGGAAGGTCTTCTACCTCTTGTATTAAAAGCAGTCAAGAAAAACAGGACAAGAAGACAATACGAGTGTCTTTCATCAGGAACCTACAACATCAGTATGTCGGAGATctatcctcaaaatcaacaactCCATGATCAAATTCAAAGACCTAATTCAGACAAAAATATTGGTCACCGGAGATGCAAAACTGTGGGTAATGGCTTCCAGTTTCCCGATCAGATAAGATCTGGTTCTGTTTCTGTTTCTCCGCCAAAAAAAATTGATAGGTCTAGAAGTCATAGAATGTTTTCTTGTATCACTGGTCGGTTCTGA